A region from the Agrobacterium cucumeris genome encodes:
- a CDS encoding RelA/SpoT family protein, with protein MMRQYELVERVQKYKPDANEALLNKAYVYAMQKHGQQKRANGDPYISHPLEVAAILTEMHLDESTIAVALLHDTIEDTTATRAEIDELFGEDIGRLVEGLTKLKKLDLVTRKAKQAENLRKLLLAISDDVRVLLVKLADRLHNMRTMEYMPADKRSRISEETMEIYAPLAGRMGMQDMRDELEDLSFRYLNPEAYGTVTNRLQELETRNEGLIKKIEDELRELLVANGLVGANVKGRQKKPYSVFRKMQSKSLSFEQLSDVYGFRILVDDIPSCYRALGVVHTRWRVVPGRFKDYISTPKQNDYRSIHTTIVGPSRQRIELQIRTKRMHEIAEFGIAAHALYKDGENGEGDLLSPESNAYSWLRHTIESLAEGDSPEEFLEHTKLELFQDQVFCFTPKGKLIALPRGATPIDFAYAVHTNIGDTTVGAKINGRIMPLVTRLNNGDEVEIIRSGVQVPPAAWEEVVVTGKARSAIRRATRMAIRKQYSGLGYRILERTFERAGKAFSREALKPVLHRLAQKDVEDAIAAVGRGEVSSLDVLRAVYPDYQDERVTVKMTGDDGWFNMRSASGMVFKIPGKSRSVLEDDGAAEMLDGPDPLPIRGLSGNVDVHFGAAGAVPGDRIVGIMEKGKGITIYPIQAPALQRFDDEPERWIDVRWDLDEANKSRFMARVMINALNEPGTLASVAQSIATLDVNIRGLNMVRIGTDFSELALDVEVWDLRQLNQLLSQLKDLDCVSTVARAFD; from the coding sequence ATGATGCGGCAATACGAACTCGTCGAGCGGGTTCAAAAATATAAACCGGATGCGAATGAGGCCCTGCTGAACAAGGCCTATGTTTATGCCATGCAGAAACATGGCCAGCAGAAGCGGGCCAATGGCGACCCCTATATCTCGCATCCGCTGGAAGTTGCCGCCATCCTCACCGAAATGCATCTCGACGAATCGACCATCGCGGTGGCGTTGCTGCACGATACGATCGAGGACACCACCGCCACCCGCGCTGAAATCGATGAACTCTTCGGTGAAGATATCGGCCGGCTGGTGGAAGGGCTGACCAAGCTCAAGAAACTCGATCTCGTCACCCGCAAGGCCAAGCAGGCCGAAAATCTGCGCAAGCTGCTGCTTGCCATTTCCGATGACGTGCGTGTTCTCCTGGTCAAGCTCGCCGACCGCCTGCACAATATGCGCACCATGGAATATATGCCGGCCGACAAGCGCAGCCGCATTTCCGAGGAGACGATGGAAATCTATGCGCCGCTCGCCGGCCGCATGGGCATGCAGGATATGCGCGACGAGCTGGAGGACCTGTCCTTCCGGTATCTCAACCCGGAAGCCTATGGCACGGTGACGAACCGCCTGCAGGAACTGGAAACGCGCAATGAAGGGCTGATCAAAAAGATCGAGGACGAGCTGCGCGAGCTTCTCGTGGCGAATGGTCTGGTCGGCGCCAATGTCAAAGGGCGGCAGAAGAAACCCTATTCGGTGTTCCGCAAGATGCAGTCGAAGTCGCTTTCCTTCGAGCAGCTTTCCGATGTCTACGGTTTCCGCATTCTGGTGGATGATATTCCGTCCTGCTACCGGGCGCTGGGTGTCGTACATACCCGCTGGCGCGTCGTGCCGGGCCGCTTCAAGGATTATATCTCGACACCCAAGCAGAACGACTATCGTTCCATCCACACCACCATCGTTGGCCCGTCGCGCCAGCGTATCGAGCTGCAGATCCGCACCAAGCGCATGCATGAGATCGCCGAATTCGGCATCGCCGCCCACGCGCTTTACAAGGATGGTGAAAACGGGGAGGGCGATCTGCTATCGCCGGAATCGAACGCCTATTCCTGGCTGCGCCACACCATCGAATCGCTGGCCGAAGGCGACAGCCCGGAAGAGTTCCTCGAGCATACCAAGCTCGAACTCTTCCAGGACCAGGTGTTCTGCTTCACGCCGAAGGGCAAGCTGATTGCGCTGCCGCGCGGCGCGACGCCCATCGATTTCGCTTATGCCGTTCATACCAATATCGGTGACACCACGGTTGGCGCCAAGATCAACGGGCGGATCATGCCGCTCGTCACCCGGCTCAACAATGGCGACGAGGTGGAGATCATCCGCTCCGGCGTGCAGGTGCCGCCGGCCGCTTGGGAAGAGGTGGTGGTGACCGGCAAGGCCCGCTCGGCCATCCGTCGCGCCACCCGCATGGCCATCCGCAAGCAATATTCCGGCCTCGGTTACCGTATTCTCGAGCGCACCTTCGAGCGCGCCGGCAAGGCCTTCTCGCGGGAAGCCCTGAAGCCCGTGCTGCATCGCCTGGCGCAGAAGGATGTCGAAGACGCCATCGCCGCCGTCGGTCGCGGTGAGGTTTCCTCGCTGGATGTGCTGCGGGCGGTCTATCCGGATTATCAGGATGAGCGCGTCACGGTGAAGATGACCGGCGATGATGGCTGGTTCAACATGCGCAGCGCTTCCGGCATGGTCTTCAAGATCCCGGGCAAGTCGCGTTCGGTACTTGAGGACGATGGCGCGGCCGAGATGCTGGATGGACCCGACCCGCTGCCGATCCGCGGCCTTTCCGGCAATGTCGACGTGCATTTCGGTGCCGCCGGCGCCGTTCCGGGAGACCGCATCGTCGGTATCATGGAAAAAGGCAAGGGCATCACCATCTATCCCATTCAGGCGCCGGCGCTGCAACGCTTCGACGATGAACCGGAGCGCTGGATCGACGTCCGCTGGGATCTCGATGAGGCCAACAAGTCGCGCTTCATGGCGCGGGTGATGATCAATGCGCTGAATGAGCCGGGCACGCTCGCCTCGGTGGCACAATCGATCGCGACGCTGGATGTCAATATTCGCGGGCTGAACATGGTCCGCATCGGTACGGACTTCTCCGAGCTGGCGCTGGATGTCGAAGTCTGGGATCTGCGGCAGCTGAACCAGCTTCTGTCGCAGTTGAAAGATCTCGACTGCGTATCAACAGTGGCACGTGCCTTCGATTGA
- a CDS encoding methyl-accepting chemotaxis protein: protein MHGQAKTDRQLDERLNFLGLGHEQRQNLSEMKGVITGSLDASLDRFYAKVRAVPETAKFFANDAHIHHAKSMQLKHWARIASGTFNDDYTDAVTAIGRTHARLGLEPRWYIGGYALMLDGIVKAVIESELKGLFMEKKARKLKDGLSATIKAALLDMDYSISVYLDVLAAERLKVEAEQAQMKKEQEHVLELLNNALNKLANGDLTSSITEKTAPQFEGLIANFNAAVGNLSGAFGQIVEEANKISGNTRELTSATDDMARRTEQQAAALEETAAAVEEITTISKLSAQRSEEAKAIVESSAVEAARSRDVVTEAVKAMGAIEESSQKITQIISVIDEISFQTNLLALNAGVEAARAGEAGKGFAVVAQEVRELAQRSATAAKEIKTLIAKSSDDVMQGVSLVNKTGESLNTIGNKVDHIQEHIASLTKAAQEQSVGIQEISAAINSMDNLTQKNAAMVEETNAATHNLSDVSANLAALVSRFSVSASRNHVERTYRAA, encoded by the coding sequence ATGCATGGCCAAGCAAAAACCGACCGACAGCTCGATGAAAGACTGAATTTTCTGGGACTTGGCCACGAACAGCGGCAAAATCTCTCCGAGATGAAAGGTGTCATCACCGGCTCGCTCGATGCTTCGCTCGACCGTTTTTATGCCAAGGTTCGCGCGGTGCCGGAAACGGCAAAGTTCTTCGCCAACGATGCGCATATCCACCATGCCAAGAGCATGCAGCTGAAACACTGGGCGCGGATCGCCTCCGGCACGTTCAACGACGATTACACCGACGCCGTCACCGCCATCGGCCGCACCCATGCAAGACTGGGGCTGGAGCCGCGCTGGTATATTGGCGGTTATGCGCTGATGCTTGACGGCATCGTCAAGGCGGTCATCGAGTCCGAACTGAAGGGCCTCTTCATGGAGAAGAAGGCCAGGAAGCTGAAGGACGGGCTGTCTGCCACCATCAAGGCCGCGCTTCTCGACATGGACTATTCGATCTCCGTCTATCTCGACGTGCTGGCCGCCGAGCGGCTGAAGGTGGAAGCTGAGCAGGCGCAGATGAAGAAGGAACAGGAACACGTTCTCGAACTGCTCAACAATGCGCTGAACAAGCTGGCCAATGGCGACCTCACCTCCAGCATCACGGAAAAGACCGCGCCGCAATTTGAAGGGCTGATCGCCAATTTCAACGCCGCGGTCGGCAATCTCTCTGGTGCCTTTGGGCAGATCGTCGAAGAGGCCAACAAGATTTCCGGCAACACCCGCGAGCTGACCTCTGCGACCGACGACATGGCCCGCAGAACCGAACAGCAGGCCGCCGCCCTTGAGGAAACCGCCGCAGCCGTCGAGGAAATCACCACCATTTCCAAACTCTCGGCGCAGCGCTCGGAAGAGGCCAAGGCCATCGTCGAAAGCTCGGCCGTTGAGGCAGCGCGCTCCCGCGATGTGGTGACGGAAGCCGTCAAGGCGATGGGCGCCATCGAGGAATCGTCGCAGAAGATCACCCAGATCATTTCCGTCATCGACGAGATCTCGTTCCAGACCAATCTTCTGGCCCTGAATGCCGGCGTGGAGGCCGCCCGCGCCGGTGAGGCCGGCAAGGGTTTTGCCGTCGTCGCCCAGGAGGTGCGCGAACTGGCCCAGCGTTCGGCCACCGCCGCCAAGGAAATCAAGACGCTGATCGCCAAATCTTCCGACGATGTTATGCAGGGTGTCTCGCTGGTCAACAAGACGGGCGAATCCCTGAATACGATCGGCAACAAGGTGGATCACATTCAGGAACATATCGCCTCGCTGACCAAGGCGGCGCAGGAACAGTCCGTCGGCATTCAGGAAATCAGCGCCGCGATCAACAGCATGGACAATCTGACCCAGAAGAATGCGGCCATGGTGGAAGAAACCAATGCGGCCACGCATAATCTGAGCGATGTCAGCGCCAATCTGGCGGCACTTGTCAGCCGGTTCAGCGTCTCGGCTTCGAGGAACCATGTGGAGCGGACATATCGGGCTGCTTGA
- the rpoZ gene encoding DNA-directed RNA polymerase subunit omega produces MARVTVEDCIDKVDNRFELVLLASHRARQISQGSSITVDRDNDKNPVVALREIADETLSPDDLKEDLIHSLQKHVEVDEPEPDPVTLAASTGADGEDDDQPETVTFDQMSEEELLAGIEGLVPPEKNDDY; encoded by the coding sequence ATGGCCCGCGTCACAGTTGAAGATTGCATTGATAAAGTAGACAACCGTTTCGAACTGGTGCTTCTCGCCAGCCACCGTGCGCGCCAGATTTCCCAAGGCTCTTCCATCACGGTTGACCGCGACAACGACAAGAACCCGGTTGTGGCGCTGCGCGAAATCGCTGACGAGACGCTGTCGCCTGACGACCTGAAGGAAGACCTCATCCATTCGCTGCAGAAGCATGTGGAAGTGGACGAGCCCGAGCCCGATCCGGTCACGCTTGCCGCCTCCACTGGCGCCGATGGCGAAGACGACGACCAGCCGGAAACCGTTACTTTCGACCAGATGTCGGAAGAAGAACTGCTGGCCGGTATCGAAGGCCTTGTGCCGCCGGAAAAAAATGACGACTATTGA
- the dapA gene encoding 4-hydroxy-tetrahydrodipicolinate synthase produces the protein MFKGSIPALITPFTDNGAVDEQAFAAHVEWQIAEGSKGLVPVGTTGESPTLSHDEHKRVVELCIEVAAKRVPVIAGAGSNNTDEAIELALHAQEAGADALLVVTPYYNKPTQKGLFAHFSAVAEAVKLPIVIYNIPPRSVVDMSPETMGALVKAHKNIVGVKDATGKLDRVSEQRISCGKDFIQLSGEDGTALGFNAHGGVGCISVTANVAPRLCSEFQAAMLAGDYAKALEYQDRLMPLHKAIFMEPGVCGTKYALSKTRGGNRRVRSPLMSTLEPATEAAIDAALKHAGLMN, from the coding sequence ATGTTCAAGGGATCAATTCCCGCCCTCATTACTCCGTTCACGGACAATGGTGCCGTGGACGAACAGGCCTTTGCCGCCCATGTGGAATGGCAGATCGCCGAAGGCAGCAAGGGCCTTGTGCCCGTGGGTACGACGGGGGAATCCCCGACGCTTTCCCACGACGAGCACAAACGGGTCGTTGAACTCTGCATCGAGGTTGCGGCGAAACGGGTTCCGGTCATTGCGGGCGCAGGCTCCAACAATACCGATGAAGCAATAGAGCTTGCGCTGCACGCGCAGGAAGCCGGCGCGGATGCGCTGCTGGTGGTGACGCCCTATTACAACAAGCCGACGCAGAAGGGCCTGTTTGCCCATTTCTCGGCTGTTGCCGAAGCGGTGAAACTGCCGATCGTCATCTACAATATCCCGCCGCGCTCGGTGGTGGACATGTCGCCGGAAACCATGGGTGCGCTAGTCAAGGCGCATAAGAACATCGTCGGCGTCAAGGATGCAACGGGCAAGCTCGACCGCGTTTCCGAACAGCGCATTTCCTGCGGCAAGGATTTCATCCAGCTCTCGGGCGAAGATGGCACGGCACTTGGTTTCAACGCCCATGGCGGCGTCGGCTGCATTTCGGTTACGGCCAATGTGGCGCCGCGCCTCTGTTCGGAATTCCAGGCGGCGATGCTGGCAGGTGACTATGCCAAGGCTCTGGAGTATCAGGATCGCCTGATGCCGCTGCACAAGGCGATCTTCATGGAGCCCGGTGTCTGCGGCACGAAATATGCGCTGTCGAAGACACGGGGCGGCAACCGCCGGGTCCGTTCCCCCTTGATGAGCACGCTGGAGCCGGCGACCGAAGCAGCCATCGATGCGGCGCTGAAACATGCCGGCCTGATGAACTAA
- a CDS encoding NYN domain-containing protein, giving the protein MFDPREKIALFIDGANLYAASKSLGFDIDYRKLLKAFQKRGYLLRAYYYTALIEDQEYSSIRPLIDWLDYNGYKVVTKPAKEFTDALGRRKIKGNMDIELAVDAMEQSETVDHLVLFSGDGDFTTLVDALQRKGRKVSVVSTMATQPAMIADDLRRQADHFIDLMTLKAEIGRDPNERPARHVESPETI; this is encoded by the coding sequence ATGTTCGATCCACGGGAGAAAATTGCGCTCTTCATAGACGGAGCCAATCTTTATGCAGCATCGAAAAGCCTGGGATTCGATATCGACTACCGCAAGCTCCTTAAGGCGTTTCAGAAGCGTGGATACCTGCTGCGCGCCTATTATTACACCGCATTGATCGAGGATCAGGAATATTCCTCGATCCGTCCGCTGATCGACTGGCTGGACTATAACGGCTACAAGGTCGTGACGAAGCCGGCGAAGGAATTCACCGACGCGCTCGGCCGCCGCAAGATCAAGGGCAACATGGATATCGAACTCGCGGTCGATGCCATGGAACAGTCCGAAACGGTTGACCACCTCGTCCTGTTCTCCGGCGACGGCGATTTCACCACGCTGGTGGATGCGCTGCAGCGCAAGGGCCGCAAGGTGTCCGTGGTTTCCACCATGGCGACGCAGCCCGCAATGATTGCAGACGACCTGCGCCGGCAGGCCGATCACTTCATCGATCTGATGACGCTGAAGGCAGAGATCGGGCGCGACCCGAACGAGCGCCCTGCCCGGCATGTCGAGAGCCCCGAGACGATCTGA
- a CDS encoding porin, protein MNIKSLLIGSAAALAAVSGAQAADAIVAAEPEPLEYVRVCDAFGTGFFYIPGTETCLKFGGYIRFQTDFNRGNPATNGRTSDWNSFTRAQFEVDTRTDTELGALRGFIGFRGNADGGSSSSSSVFVDQAFIELGGLKVGKFYSWWDDDLNGETDILSTNTLFNSIKYTYDAGSFQAALSVDELQGQYGQYQYDPDNNVGIGGMIGGKFGAVTANLIASYDFDAENVAIRGMLFADIGPGTFGLAGVWASGDNAYYAKSEWAVAVEYAIKATDRLTLTPGFEYLSKLDVNPLDGDFTGDRDAWTAGLTVDYKITEGLSTKITANYYDEDGADDQVTGFVRLQRTF, encoded by the coding sequence CGCTGCAGCTCTCGCAGCAGTATCCGGCGCACAGGCCGCTGACGCTATCGTCGCTGCCGAGCCTGAGCCCCTCGAATACGTTCGCGTTTGCGACGCTTTCGGCACCGGCTTCTTCTATATCCCAGGCACCGAAACCTGCCTGAAGTTCGGCGGTTACATCCGTTTCCAGACCGACTTCAACCGCGGTAACCCGGCTACCAATGGCCGTACGTCTGACTGGAACAGCTTCACGCGCGCTCAGTTCGAAGTTGACACCCGCACCGACACCGAGCTCGGCGCTCTGCGTGGCTTCATCGGCTTCCGTGGCAATGCTGACGGTGGTTCTTCTTCTTCTTCGAGCGTTTTCGTTGACCAGGCCTTTATCGAACTCGGCGGCCTGAAGGTCGGTAAGTTCTACAGCTGGTGGGATGACGATCTGAACGGTGAAACCGACATTCTGTCGACCAACACCCTGTTCAACTCGATCAAGTACACCTACGATGCAGGTTCTTTCCAGGCTGCACTCTCGGTTGATGAACTGCAGGGCCAGTACGGTCAGTATCAGTATGATCCCGACAACAACGTCGGCATCGGCGGCATGATCGGCGGCAAGTTCGGCGCTGTTACGGCTAACCTGATCGCTAGCTACGACTTCGACGCAGAAAACGTTGCTATCCGTGGCATGCTGTTCGCGGACATCGGTCCGGGCACCTTTGGCCTCGCCGGTGTATGGGCTTCGGGCGACAACGCTTACTACGCGAAGTCTGAATGGGCTGTTGCTGTTGAGTACGCGATCAAGGCTACCGATCGCCTGACGCTTACTCCCGGCTTCGAATACCTCAGCAAGCTGGACGTGAACCCACTTGACGGCGACTTCACTGGCGACCGTGATGCTTGGACTGCTGGTCTGACGGTTGACTACAAGATCACCGAAGGTCTGAGCACCAAGATCACCGCCAACTACTACGATGAAGATGGCGCTGACGACCAGGTCACCGGTTTCGTTCGCCTTCAGCGCACGTTCTAA
- the acpS gene encoding holo-ACP synthase — MIIGLGSDLIDIRRVEKSIERFGERFTRRCFTDIERAKSDGRKNRAASYAKRFAAKEACSKALGTGLANGVFWKDMGVVNLPGGKPTMLLTNGAGERLAAMLPAGHRANIHLTITDDFPYAQAFVIIEALPVNG; from the coding sequence ATGATCATTGGATTGGGCAGCGACCTGATCGACATTCGCCGTGTTGAAAAATCGATCGAGCGTTTCGGCGAACGTTTCACGCGTCGCTGTTTCACCGATATAGAGCGCGCCAAATCTGACGGCCGCAAGAACCGCGCCGCTTCCTATGCCAAGCGTTTCGCCGCCAAGGAGGCCTGTTCCAAGGCGCTTGGAACCGGGCTTGCGAATGGCGTCTTCTGGAAGGACATGGGTGTCGTCAATCTGCCGGGCGGCAAGCCGACCATGCTTCTGACCAATGGGGCAGGGGAAAGACTGGCGGCCATGCTGCCGGCCGGCCACCGCGCCAATATCCACCTGACGATCACGGATGATTTCCCTTATGCTCAGGCATTTGTGATTATCGAGGCGCTTCCCGTGAATGGCTGA
- a CDS encoding DUF2062 domain-containing protein gives MPFRRREPVGFSEKIRDLFWPRTGFSRSLRYMKLRLLRLSASPHSVAAGVALGVGVAWTPFLGVHILIAMALGFLTRVNLVAAALGTTFANPLTFPFIWASTWEIGHFILGRQKMESAEHVDFVALFSHLEFRQIWTPVLEPMTVGALLPAAISAVIVYFAVYSLISGFQRRKMENLAHRAANRNASLEMLK, from the coding sequence ATGCCGTTTCGCCGCCGTGAACCCGTTGGTTTTTCAGAAAAGATTCGTGACCTCTTCTGGCCGCGCACGGGTTTTTCCCGTTCGCTGCGCTATATGAAGCTGCGTCTGCTCAGGCTTTCCGCCTCTCCACATTCGGTTGCTGCCGGTGTTGCCCTCGGTGTCGGCGTGGCGTGGACGCCGTTTCTCGGCGTTCATATCCTCATAGCCATGGCACTCGGTTTCCTCACGCGCGTCAATCTGGTTGCGGCCGCGCTTGGCACCACATTCGCCAACCCGCTGACATTTCCCTTCATCTGGGCATCCACCTGGGAGATCGGCCACTTCATCCTCGGCCGGCAGAAGATGGAAAGTGCCGAACATGTGGATTTCGTGGCGCTGTTCAGTCATCTCGAATTCCGGCAGATATGGACGCCGGTGCTGGAGCCCATGACGGTTGGCGCGCTGCTTCCAGCCGCAATCAGCGCGGTCATCGTCTATTTCGCGGTTTATAGCCTGATCAGCGGCTTCCAGCGGCGCAAGATGGAAAATCTTGCCCACCGTGCCGCAAACAGGAATGCTTCTCTGGAGATGTTGAAATGA
- a CDS encoding lytic transglycosylase domain-containing protein produces MKKTVWGLMAAGLAATVWNALAGPLPEGAVPLPYVKPNAPTVPAFMPASPEITGAIPRLNRPDDAGQLKAGLDALSSRDATRAIALRNAMPTGSLDRHILSWAIAVSGQKDVPSSEIAAAQRELSGWPGAATLRANSEKALYREDPPVPQVLAAFGSSRPETAEGTVVLAKALASSGKAVDSQRLIRQLWVSEGMDKDMEDRVLAEFPAYLTPADHKARMDYLMYRSRIGQAKRFGDLGKAQSLYNAWAAVLQRSATVGALLGKVDANWRSDPAFLFARIENLRNQQKYPEAAALLRQAPKEAAKLVNAGEWWNERRIIARGLADLGDFAEAYRIVANHSATSPVDIADAEFHAGWYALRALRDPAAASRHFNTLLQTSNRPLSASRAYYWLGRSAEAGGPGNARDFFTKSAAHPGTFYGQLAAARIGTTTLNVTYPSPSTGDRERFAGREAVRAIDRLEAAGYGWRADSLYRSLADQLDSPGELAILAARAEGNGNHQVSLQIGKTAFSRGIDAAALAYPLGVIPASANIAGSGKALAYAIARQESAFNPSAVSAANARGLLQLLPGTAKGVAGRHGLPYTQAMLTSDAGYNATLGAHYLGEQIDSFGGSYILTFIAYNAGPKRVPEWIARYGDPRGKPIDEVVDWIERIPFPETRNYVQRVMENYQVYKTRLGQQADIVDDLRHGRAG; encoded by the coding sequence ATGAAAAAAACAGTTTGGGGATTGATGGCGGCGGGCCTCGCCGCAACCGTTTGGAACGCGCTGGCCGGGCCGCTGCCGGAAGGCGCGGTGCCGCTTCCCTATGTGAAGCCGAATGCGCCGACCGTTCCCGCCTTCATGCCCGCCTCGCCCGAGATTACCGGCGCCATACCGCGCCTCAACCGCCCCGATGATGCAGGCCAGCTGAAGGCCGGCCTCGACGCGCTTTCCAGCCGCGATGCGACGCGGGCGATTGCGTTGCGCAACGCCATGCCAACCGGCAGCCTGGACCGGCATATTCTCAGCTGGGCAATTGCCGTTTCCGGCCAGAAGGATGTGCCTTCATCCGAAATTGCCGCCGCCCAGCGCGAGCTTTCCGGCTGGCCGGGTGCCGCCACCCTGCGGGCCAATTCTGAAAAAGCGCTTTATCGCGAAGATCCACCGGTACCTCAGGTACTCGCCGCCTTCGGCAGCAGCCGGCCGGAAACGGCCGAGGGCACCGTCGTTCTCGCCAAGGCACTCGCCTCCTCCGGCAAGGCGGTGGACTCCCAGCGCCTCATTCGCCAGCTCTGGGTCAGCGAAGGTATGGACAAGGACATGGAAGACCGTGTTCTCGCCGAGTTTCCCGCCTATCTGACGCCCGCCGATCACAAGGCGCGCATGGATTATCTGATGTATCGCAGCCGCATCGGCCAGGCGAAGCGTTTCGGTGATCTCGGCAAGGCGCAGTCGCTTTATAATGCCTGGGCCGCCGTTCTGCAGCGATCCGCCACTGTCGGCGCCTTGCTGGGCAAGGTTGACGCCAATTGGCGCAGCGATCCCGCTTTTCTCTTCGCGCGCATAGAAAACCTGCGCAACCAGCAGAAATATCCTGAAGCGGCCGCCCTTCTTCGGCAGGCCCCCAAAGAGGCGGCCAAACTCGTCAATGCCGGCGAGTGGTGGAATGAGCGGCGTATCATCGCGCGCGGGCTTGCCGATCTCGGCGATTTTGCCGAAGCCTATCGCATCGTCGCCAATCATTCGGCCACCTCGCCCGTCGACATCGCCGATGCGGAGTTCCATGCCGGCTGGTATGCGCTGAGAGCGCTGCGCGATCCGGCGGCAGCTTCACGTCACTTCAACACATTGTTGCAGACCTCAAACCGGCCGCTTTCCGCCTCACGCGCCTATTACTGGCTCGGGCGGTCGGCGGAAGCGGGCGGACCGGGCAATGCCCGTGACTTCTTCACCAAGTCCGCGGCCCACCCCGGCACGTTTTATGGCCAGCTGGCCGCCGCACGAATCGGCACCACGACGCTGAACGTCACCTATCCGAGCCCAAGCACCGGTGACCGGGAACGCTTTGCCGGTCGTGAGGCCGTGCGCGCCATCGACCGGCTGGAGGCCGCCGGTTATGGCTGGCGGGCCGACAGTCTTTACCGCTCGCTGGCCGACCAGCTGGACAGCCCCGGCGAGCTTGCCATTCTGGCGGCAAGGGCGGAAGGCAACGGCAATCATCAGGTTTCGCTGCAGATCGGCAAGACGGCCTTCAGCCGCGGCATCGATGCGGCAGCACTTGCCTATCCGCTCGGCGTCATTCCCGCCAGCGCCAATATTGCCGGCTCCGGCAAGGCGCTCGCCTATGCCATCGCCCGGCAGGAGAGCGCCTTCAACCCCTCCGCCGTCTCCGCTGCCAATGCCCGCGGGCTGCTGCAATTGCTGCCGGGAACCGCCAAGGGCGTGGCCGGGCGCCACGGCCTGCCCTACACACAGGCAATGTTGACCAGCGATGCCGGCTACAACGCCACGCTCGGCGCCCATTATCTTGGCGAGCAGATCGACAGTTTCGGCGGTTCCTACATCCTCACCTTCATCGCTTATAATGCCGGTCCGAAACGCGTGCCGGAATGGATTGCCCGCTACGGAGATCCGCGCGGCAAGCCCATCGATGAGGTGGTGGACTGGATCGAACGCATCCCCTTCCCCGAAACGCGCAATTATGTGCAGCGGGTGATGGAGAATTATCAGGTCTACAAGACCCGGCTTGGACAACAGGCCGATATTGTCGATGATCTGCGCCATGGCCGTGCGGGGTAA
- the smpB gene encoding SsrA-binding protein SmpB → MAPKGSQRVVNKIVAENRKARFNYEIIDTYEAGLVLTGTEVKSLREGKANIAESYASDEGDEIWLINSHLPEYLQANRFNHEPRRRRKLLLSKREISRLRAGINRDGMTLVPLKVYFNEKGRAKLELALAKGKKLHDKRETEKERDWNRQKSRLLKGNNA, encoded by the coding sequence ATGGCCCCCAAAGGCAGCCAGCGCGTGGTGAACAAGATCGTTGCGGAAAACCGCAAGGCTCGTTTCAACTACGAAATCATCGACACCTATGAGGCAGGCCTCGTGCTGACCGGCACCGAGGTCAAGTCGCTGCGCGAGGGCAAGGCGAATATTGCCGAATCCTATGCCTCGGATGAGGGCGATGAAATCTGGCTGATCAATTCCCACCTGCCGGAATATCTGCAGGCCAACCGGTTCAACCACGAGCCGCGCCGCCGCCGCAAGCTGCTTTTGAGCAAACGCGAAATCAGCCGCCTGCGGGCCGGTATCAACCGCGATGGCATGACGCTGGTGCCGCTGAAGGTCTATTTCAACGAAAAGGGCCGCGCGAAGCTGGAACTGGCGCTCGCCAAGGGCAAGAAGCTGCACGACAAGCGCGAGACCGAGAAGGAACGCGACTGGAACCGGCAGAAGTCCCGGCTGCTGAAGGGCAACAACGCCTGA